In Malania oleifera isolate guangnan ecotype guangnan chromosome 8, ASM2987363v1, whole genome shotgun sequence, a single window of DNA contains:
- the LOC131162649 gene encoding uncharacterized protein LOC131162649 — protein MDEQKVRYVAFKMTREAKCWWLSAKLLEDQRLEKIALTCERFKELFFNRYFPSSVREEKIEDFTNLTQGDMTVVEYAAKFVELSRFAPFMISKEARKARKFEKGLRRRLYKLVVGFQVQTFSELVNKASVLEKSIQSSTEPSE, from the coding sequence AtggacgagcagaaggtccgttaCGTTGCATTCAAAATGACTAGAGAGGCGAAAtgctggtggctttctgcgaaACTGCTAGAGGACCAAAGGCTAgaaaagatagctcttacctgcGAAAGatttaaggagttgttctttAATAGGTATTTCCCTTCGTCtgttagagaggaaaagattgaagatttcactAATCTGACCCAGGGGGATATGACTGTTGTGGAGTATGCAGCAAAATTTGTGGAGCTTTCTCGCTTCGCACCATTTATGATTTCGAAGGAGGCAAGGAAGgccaggaaatttgaaaaaggcctgagaCGCAGATTATACAAGCTGGTGGTGGGGTTTCAGGTACAGACTTTCTCAGAATTAGTCAATAAGGCTTCGGTGCTAGAGAAGAGTATCCAGAGTAGCACAGAGCCTTCAGAGTAG